From a region of the Osmia lignaria lignaria isolate PbOS001 chromosome 1, iyOsmLign1, whole genome shotgun sequence genome:
- the LOC117606197 gene encoding silk gland factor 1: MTMLQSQKLYGDAGSLGGAMTSATMSTMGSMAPTYSSINTMGCVSMGMSMGVGVGPSCSPQSAGGFNMSTMSSAMGMASMGGGGMGGYGSASMGGSGACMSAVGYGPLTPAGGAGVTRDPLSLTEPDSPNSALQRARTDKPYRRSYTHAKPPYSYISLITMAIQNAPTKMLTLSEIYQFIMDLFPFYRQNQQRWQNSIRHSLSFNDCFVKVPRTPDKPGKGSFWTLHPESGNMFENGCYLRRQKRFKDEKKELTRQSNKHQQHQQHHGGAAAAAAAAAAAAAGHNSPNSHDLAHTGKKTPSSLHHGPQQQDDKDLHSLVSSHHHHHAASLHQHHAGLKSDTTDIGGLLGPDLGAAHDELTAMVSRSLHPHLISDPAALHHGMTGSLKQEPPYTAASHPFSITRLLPGATAGTSPGAQDTKPPEMKMYEQLHQSYANFGSPHHPHAHSAPPSHHHHNGMHAGSNAAGPMHNMTNHHHQEYYQSPLYHHATSVASSSAPPPPSVATAAPGL; the protein is encoded by the coding sequence ATGACCATGCTTCAGTCGCAGAAGCTGTACGGCGACGCTGGTAGCCTAGGCGGCGCGATGACCAGCGCTACGATGTCAACGATGGGCAGCATGGCGCCGACGTACAGCTCGATCAACACGATGGGCTGCGTGTCGATGGGCATGTCGATGGGCGTTGGAGTCGGGCCGAGTTGCAGTCCCCAAAGCGCCGGGGGTTTCAACATGAGCACCATGAGCTCAGCTATGGGGATGGCATCGATGGGCGGCGGTGGCATGGGTGGTTACGGGAGCGCCTCGATGGGCGGCAGCGGTGCCTGCATGAGCGCCGTCGGCTATGGTCCTCTGACGCCAGCCGGCGGCGCCGGTGTAACACGGGATCCTTTATCGTTAACCGAGCCCGATTCGCCTAATTCCGCGCTCCAACGAGCCAGAACTGACAAACCTTACCGTAGAAGTTACACCCACGCGAAACCGCCCTATTCCTACATAAGCCTGATCACTATGGCCATTCAGAACGCGCCTACCAAGATGCTGACGCTGTCCGAGATCTACCAGTTCATCATGGACCTATTTCCCTTTTACCGACAGAATCAGCAACGCTGGCAAAATTCCATCAGGCACTCGCTCAGTTTTAACGACTGCTTCGTCAAAGTTCCACGGACACCGGACAAGCCTGGAAAAGGCTCCTTCTGGACGCTCCACCCGGAGAGCGGCAACATGTTCGAGAACGGCTGCTATCTGCGACGGCAAAAGAGGTTCAAAGACGAGAAAAAGGAGCTGACCAGGCAAAGCAACAAGCACCAGCAGCATCAGCAGCATCACGGCGGAGCTGCTGCAGCCGCGGCAGCGGCCGCAGCCGCCGCCGCTGGACACAACAGTCCCAACTCGCACGACCTGGCTCATACAGGTAAGAAAACTCCGTCGTCGTTGCACCACGGACCGCAGCAACAGGACGACAAGGATCTCCATTCTCTGGTGTCCTCGCACCATCATCATCACGCGGCCAGTTTGCACCAGCATCACGCCGGTCTGAAAAGCGACACCACGGATATAGGCGGGTTACTGGGTCCCGACTTGGGCGCAGCCCACGACGAACTCACCGCCATGGTCAGTCGAAGTCTTCATCCTCATCTAATCTCCGACCCGGCCGCTCTGCATCACGGAATGACCGGAAGTCTGAAGCAAGAGCCTCCTTATACCGCTGCCAGCCATCCGTTCAGCATCACCAGGCTACTGCCAGGCGCCACGGCGGGCACTTCGCCCGGCGCGCAAGACACGAAACCCCCCGAGATGAAGATGTACGAACAATTGCATCAGAGTTACGCGAACTTTGGCTCACCCCATCATCCCCACGCGCATTCTGCGCCACCCAGCCATCACCATCACAACGGCATGCACGCGGGCTCGAACGCAGCCGGGCCTATGCACAACATGACCAACCATCATCACCAGGAGTATTACCAGAGCCCGCTGTACCATCACGCGACCAGCGTGGCCAGCAGCAGTGCACCACCTCCGCCCTCCGTCGCGACGGCTGCACCAGGATTGTGA